In bacterium, the following are encoded in one genomic region:
- a CDS encoding peptidoglycan-binding protein: protein MSVERLSQETKSKLDSLQNFLSQEKNRTIDLETKITALSSELQSLKGIATTEVKTTLVADDFTKKVQLALYTAGFDPGKIDGKMGPQTIQSVKNFQEANGLKADGVVGKETWDNLQQYLDMK from the coding sequence ATGAGTGTTGAGCGATTATCTCAAGAAACCAAATCAAAATTAGACAGTTTACAAAATTTTCTTTCTCAAGAAAAAAACAGAACGATAGATTTGGAAACTAAAATTACGGCTTTATCAAGTGAATTGCAGTCTTTAAAGGGCATAGCCACAACCGAAGTAAAAACTACGTTAGTAGCGGATGATTTTACAAAGAAAGTCCAATTAGCGCTTTACACTGCGGGTTTTGACCCGGGGAAAATTGATGGGAAAATGGGTCCGCAGACAATTCAATCTGTAAAGAATTTTCAAGAAGCAAATGGACTTAAAGCTGATGGTGTTGTGGGCAAAGAAACATGGGACAACTTGCAACAATATCTGGATATGAAATAA
- the radC gene encoding DNA repair protein RadC: MKKSKNLKKYPVSGIKSWPEEDRPREKLLKDGEHKLSNTELLAILLRTGVKGDSAIDLARKILKKFKTFRNMSHTDMSAWKEFKGVGKAKISQIRAAIEIGRRFREDEIKETRPKIRTSKDAAQILMPRMRDLKIEIFKVLLLDSQNMIIDIAEIEQGTVNEANPIIREILHKAIENFASSIICLHNHPSGDPNPSQEDKNFTRQLVQASNTLNIKAVDHIIIGDDRYFSFADEKLM; encoded by the coding sequence CAAATCTTGGCCTGAAGAAGATAGACCTCGAGAGAAACTTTTAAAAGACGGCGAACATAAATTATCCAATACGGAACTTTTGGCAATTTTGTTAAGAACGGGGGTAAAGGGGGACAGCGCAATAGATTTGGCGAGGAAGATTTTGAAGAAATTCAAAACTTTCAGAAATATGTCTCATACCGATATGTCCGCGTGGAAAGAGTTTAAAGGAGTTGGGAAAGCAAAGATATCTCAAATAAGAGCGGCGATAGAAATTGGAAGAAGGTTTAGAGAAGACGAGATAAAAGAAACCAGGCCCAAAATAAGAACTTCCAAAGATGCGGCGCAAATTCTTATGCCAAGGATGAGAGATTTAAAAATAGAAATTTTTAAAGTTTTGCTTCTTGATTCGCAAAACATGATAATAGACATAGCGGAAATCGAACAAGGGACTGTGAACGAAGCAAATCCTATAATAAGAGAGATACTACATAAAGCTATCGAGAATTTTGCTTCGTCAATTATCTGTTTGCATAATCATCCCTCCGGCGACCCAAATCCAAGCCAGGAAGACAAGAATTTTACTCGCCAGCTTGTTCAAGCAAGTAATACTCTTAATATAAAAGCGGTTGACCATATAATAATTGGCGATGATAGGTATTTCAGCTTTGCGGATGAAAAATTAATGTAA